GCCGATCTTTAATCCTCCGCGCCTGAAAATTTTGTAGGGGAGTACCCGTCCGTTCAACGGCGTGTCCTGTAGCTCGTAATTCGCGTTCAGGAACGGAAACCTGGCATCCTGTTCGATGCGTTCCCGCAAATTGTCGATGCCGCCATCGAAATCGTGATTGCCGATCGTGACGGCATCATACCCCATTTCACTCATGAGTTGCAGTTCAAGTGCTCCTTTATATAGGTTGAAATAGGGCGTACCCTGAAAAATATCGCCGGCATCCAGCAGCAGTACGTACGATTCCTCTGAACGGATCTGCCGCAACAATGCTGACCTGCGCGCGAAACCGCCCAACCCCGGATACTTGGGGTCATTGTCCGGAAACGGATCGATCCGGCTATGGACGTCATTGGTGTGCAGGATGGTTAATTTGATCGAATCGGTCCGTGCAAAAGCGGGCACCGGTATCATGCCGGCAGCGATCAACGCGGCCGTTCCGCTGGCATAGCGCAGAAAACTCCGCCTGGAAACCAGGCCGGATGTGTGTCGGGAAGGGTTATTCTGCATGTTGGATCCTTCCATCGAGTGTGACAACAAGCGTTTGGCGCTGCTGTCCGAGTTTTTCCAGGCGCTGTACGATCGCATCTCGTACCCGAAGCCTCAGTTCTTCTTTTCTCAAAGCGTCCGCAAAGGCAGTATAACGATCGCCGCCGTTCGCCAGATAATCGGACGTTAACACCCGGTAGGTTCGGCTGGTGTCCAGGGGTTCGCCGCCGATCCGGACGGAGTCCGCCAGGTTGCTGCTGATCAACATCCGAAGGCCCGAAACCGGAGCGCCACCGGTGGAAGCAACATGGTTTAACAGTTCCAGCAACTTGCTCCCGCGAAGTGTTATGACGACCAATTCATTGTCAAACGGCATGAGCTCGTACACATCTCCGAGCGTTATCGCACCCATCGGAAGCGAACGTCGCAATCCTCCGTGATTGAATAGAGCAAGGTCGATCGTTTCCCGGGTTAGTGCTGCAGCTTCCTGCATACAGGCATCGGCCACGAAATCGCCGAGCTTACCTTCCGGCTGCTTCTTTTCCAACGGTTGGGCCGATTCGGCCAAGACCCGCGCCATCGACCTGTTCAAACTGTCCCGATACGGAGCGATCCGTCCTTCGATCTTCGGATCCTGCGTTGTGTAGGTGCTGTCACTGAAAACATATTCCTGCAACTGCACGTGCTGCAAGGCAGGACGGGAACAGGCCCAACCGCTCAGCAGGAATAACGAAAACAATAACCTTCCGGAACGCAGCATGACGTGAAGCCGGTGATGGGTGGTGAATGGATGAACTGAAAGGAATCTGACGGACGAAAAACGCGAAGAGTAGGAAGGGCGCGCCCGCTGCGGGATTCCGTCATACAAGTATAGGAAAAAATGTAGTCGTTGTTACCTTCGTCGCTCGCTACAGGATTTTCTTTCCGATGTACCAGCACGAAACCAGCTTCCGCGTCCGATATGGTGAGACCGATCGGATGGGATATGTCTATTACGGCAACTATGCCACTTATTACGAAGTCGGGCGTGTGGAGGCCTTGCGCAGCCTGGGTTTCAGCTATCGTTCGCTCGAAGATAGCGGTGTCCTGCTGCCGGTTTCCGACTTTTCAGTCCGGTACCGAAGGCCTGCTTATTATGATGACCTGTTGGTGCTCACGACCCGGATCGTATCGCTTTCTGGTGTCCGGTTGCGCTTTCTATACGAACTGCGGAATGAGGCAGGCGATCTGCTGAATGAGGCGGAAACTACCTTGGTTTTCGTGAGCAAGGCTACGGGTCGACCCTGTCAGCCCCCGGACGCTTTGCTCCTTGCTTTGAAGAAGTTCCTTCCTTAAGACTCACAAGCGATCCATCAGGTATCGGTACAACTCGAGGTTCCCGAGAATGTCCGCTTTGTGCACCTTTTCCTTCGGGCTGTGGACGTTTTCTTCCGGCGGACCGATGAAACACCAGTCGATGGGGTAGGGTTGCTTCTGTAGTTCCGTTCCATCACTTCCGCCGGCTCCTTCGACTTCCCGCTGATAGGGTAGGCCGCTGGCTTCCGCCATCGACAGGATCCTATCGACAAAGCGTCGACGCGGCAGTCCGGAATCCCGAAGAGAGATTACAGGCCCTTTTCCTGCTGGTACGCCTTCCGTTACCCAGGTGACATCCGAAATCAGGGCCTGCCGGATGCCGTAACGTTCCCAGAGAAAACGGGCGAGATATGGAACACTTCCGCCACCGTGTTCTTCCCAGCACGAAAATACCACGGCTCCATGCTCCAGGGTCTCGCATAGCCGAAGTGCATTCCAAACGCCTAAGCGATTATCCATGTAACAGCATTGTACCGATACTTCGTCTTCGATCCATTTCGGTTTGAACGTCAGGTCAGTACCGCGGTCCAGTTCTCGTGTTGCTGCATAGTGCCAGTGACTTTCATCGTCAACCTGAACCGTACAGGTAATCGCTCCCTCCCAATCGTGTCCGACCAATTCTGTTCCGCTTTCAAAATGTGGGCTTCCAATCCTCACCAATTGCCGGTTATATCGGACGGTGAAACCGATCGAATCAATATGGGCAAAGACGGCTGTTCGTGGCTTTCCAAATACCAGTAACAGGCAATCCTGAAAGTCTTCGCCGGCAAAGACCGCCGGCTGATGCTTCCAACGATGCCCGTGCTCGTGGATATAGGCCAGCAGGAATTCGGTCATCGCGCCTTCATTTCCGGAAGGAGCATGGATGGAGCAGAGTTTTTTCAGGAGTGCAAAGGATTCCTGCATACGGTGTCTTTTTTATTTGGGTATCAAAACGGTCAGAAGGTCGTTTCCGATTTGTTCGGTTGACAGCGTCCTGCCCTGAACCGAAACCGCGGGAACGCCCTCGCCAAGATGAACGGGAGACGTAAAGATCCTGGCTTCGTCCCACAGGTTTTCCGAGATAAGGTTATTCAGGGTTACTGATCCGCCTTCAACCAGTACAGACTGCAAACCGAGATCATACAGGCTGGCAAAGGCATCACGATAAAAATGGGATCCTTCCTCCAGCCTGATCTCCTCCATACCCGCGGTCGGTCCCACTATTTTCTGTGAGAAACGGATCGTTCGAACCGATCCGTCGAACAAATGAAGATCACCCTGAACACGCCCGGTTCGGTCAAAGAGTATCCGGACCGGTGATCGCCCCGGCCATTCCCGTACAGTGAGTTGAGGATTGTCGTTAAGCGCAGTGGCACTGCCCACCGCTATGGCACTTTCTTCCGAACGCCATCGGTGGACCAGACGATGTGCCTCCGACCCGGATACACGACGCCCTACCGGATCATTGGTCTTCGCGCCCAGGAATCCATCCAGTGATGCGGCCCACTTGAGCAGGATCCAGGGCCTGTTTGCTACATGGAATTTGAAAAAGCGTCGGTTCAGCCATCGCCCCGCTTCCGCCTCGATACCGACTTGCACTTCCACACCCGCTGCACGTAAGCATTCAATGCCTGTTCCATTAACAGCCGGAAAGGGGTCGGTATTGGCAACCACGACTTTCGGAATTCCATAACGCAGGATGAGGTCCGTACAGGGAGGCGTTTTACCATGATGCGAACAGGGCTCCAGGTTCACGAATAAGGTCGAGGATTTCAATCGCTGTTCGTGACCTCTGCGAAGGGCATCTTCCACGGCCCGTACTTCAGCATGCGGACCGCCGAAGACTTCGTGGTATCCTTCACCCAGGATCATCCCGTCCTGCACCAGGACGGCGCCAACCAAGGGATTCGGCGCGACCCGTCCGAGCCCCAATCGGGCAAGTTCGAGCGCACGCTCCATGAACCGGATATCCAACATGTGGCGAAGTTAGGCAGAAAGCGGTGGTTCCCGTTCATCGCCGTATTTTCGTCGAATGAATTGGGGCGAATTCGTCCGGCTCTCCAGAGAACGACTTCCTTCCGAGTACGAGGAAGAGGAACGTATCGCCGTGATCGAACGATTGATCGAGGGAAGGTGTAGCATGCGCCGCATCGACCTGGTGATCCGACGAGCGGAAGCGATCGAAGCTGAAACAGAAAAGCGTTTAATGGATGACCTTGCACGCCTGGAGCGTGGAGAACCGGTCCAATATGTACTCGGCAGAGCCCCATTCATGGGCATGAACCTGCAAGTATCACCTGCGGTGTTGATCCCTCGCCAGGAGACCGAAGAAGTGGTCCGCCAGGCAATGGATAAGGCAAGAAGTTGGATGGCGCGCTACCCGGGAACCAGACTCCGGATTCTGGATGTTGGCACCGGAAGTGGTTGCATCGCTATCAGCCTGGCAAAAGCCTTCCCTGATGGTGAGGTAATCGGCATTGATATTTCCGACGCGGCCCTGGAAATTGCTAGGCGCAATTCGTCGGAGCAGGACGCAGCTGTGCATTTTCTGCAAGCTGATGTTTTGCAGGAAACGCAACTGTCCGAGATGCCGTTTCATCTGATCGTGAGCAACCCGCCTTACATCCCGCAAGCGGACGAAGCGACGCTACACAGCCGTGTCCGCGACCACGAACCTCCGCAAGCCTTGTTCAGTCCGACGGAAGATCCGCTACTGTATTATCGCGTCATCGCGGGACGTGCATCCAGGTGGATGGTGCCCGGCGGTTGGTTGATTTTTGAAATACACAGCGGAACGGGATCCGAAACGGAGGACCTACTGAAAACCGCCGGACTGGTGGATACCTCACATCTGCGCGATCTGAACGGAAACGAACGCATTGTTCTCGGCCGGCTACCCGATGATGTGGCGGGTCCGGGTAAATAACGCAACTTTGAGATTGAACCATGAACGAAAAAGCAGCCAAAGCGCGGATCGAAGAACTTTCTGCGCTCATTGATAAGCACAACCGGCTCTATTATCAGGATGCCAAACCGGTGATCAGTGATTTCGAGTTCGACCAGCTTTTGGAGGAACTGATCCGCCTGGAGAAGGAGTTTCCGCAGTTCCGCGCATCCGATTCTCCAAGTCTGCGGGTCGGAGGTGAAGTAACGAAAGAGTTCGTCTCCGTTACCCACAGGTATCCCATGCTCTCGCTCGGAAATACCTACAGCGAGGAGGAAGTGCGTGAGTTCGACGAACGGGTGCGTAAAGTGGTAGGAGAGGACGTCGCATACGTCTGTGAATTGAAGTTTGACGGCGTAGCCGTCGGGATGACTTACCGGGATGGCCGGCTCGTACAGGCAGTCACCCGGGGCGATGGCGTAAAGGGTGATGATGTCACGGCCAACATCCGAACGATCCGAACGATTCCACTCCGCCTGCACGGTGACTTCCCGAAGGAGTTTGAGATCCGGGGTGAGGTGTTCATGCCCCGCTCGTCATTCGATCGCATCAACAAGCAACTGGCTTCGCAATTGCGTGAGGACGGATACGATGAAGGGGAGATTGCGGACCGACTCATGAAAAATCCGAGAAATGCCGCTGCAGGTACGGTGAAAATGCAGGACTCGGCCCAGGTCGCGAAACGCGGGCTCGATTGCTACCTGTACTTCGTACTCGGGGAACGTTTGCCTTTCAAAACGCATGTCGAATCGCTGGAGCAGGCCGGTAAATGGGGCTTCAAAATAAATGAGCACTACAAATTGTGTAGTAATCTGAAACAGGTACTCGACTTTATCCATGCCTGGGATACGCGCCGTGCGAAATTACCGTATGATACCGACGGCGTTGTCATCAAGGTCAACGACCTGGGTTTCCAGCGGGAATTGGGATACACCGCGAAGTCACCGCGTTGGGCGATCGCTTACAAGTTCAAGCCGGAGAATGTTTCCACGGCCCTGTTGTCCATCGATTACCAGGTTGGAAGAACGGGAGCGATCACGCCTGTAGCCAACCTGGCACCGGTTCACCTGGCCGGTACCACCGTGCGTCGTGCCACCCTGCACAACGCCGATCAGATCGCTAAACTCGATCTCCACATCGGGGATCATGTTTTTGTGGAAAAAGGTGGCGAGATCATTCCGAAGATCACCGGTGTCGACCTCAAGAAACGCCCGAAGGACGCGACGGCGGTACGTTACATTCGAAAATGTCCGGAATGTGGCGAAGCATTGATTCGTCGTGAAGGGGAGGCCTTGCATTATTGTCCGAACGAGGACGGTTGCCCGCCGCAGATCAAGGGGAAGATCGAGCATTTCATTTCCCGACGGGCGATGGATATCGACAGCCTCGGCGAAGGCAAAGTGGAACTGCTCTTCGATAAGGGACTGATCAAAGAACCGGCAGACCTGTACCGCCTGGAAGCAGGACAGTTACTGGGCTTGGAGAAAACCCTTTCCACGGAGCCGGGAGAAAAGCCGAGAGTCATTCGCTTGCAGGAAAAATCGGTGCAAAAGATCCTGCAGGGAATCGAAGCCTCCCGTGAAGTGCCCTTCGAGCGGGTATTGTACGCCATCGGGATACGGTATGTCGGGGAGACTGTGGCGAAGAAACTGGCCCAACATTTCAAAACCATGGACGCCCTGGCAGCGGCAGGGGCGGAGGAGTTGATACAGGCTGAAGAGATCGGTGAAAAGATCGCGGAAAGTGTACACGAATATTTCCGCGACAAGAAACACCTCCGGCAGATCGATGCCCTCCGGAAGGCCGGGTTGAAAATGACCCTGGATACACGTGGCAAAGGTCCCCTTAGCGATAAACTGGCCGGTATGGCGTTTGTCGTCTCCGGTGTCTTCGAACACTTCGAACGCGATGCACTCAAGGAAGTGATCGAACGCCACGGAGGAAAGGTCCAATCAGGTGTTTCATCCAAGACGACCTACCTGCTGGCAGGCTCGGAGGCCGGTCCCAGTAAGATCGAAAAGGCGGAACGGCTGAAAGTAAAAGTCATCGACGAAGCCACCTTCGAGCGAATGATTCGATGAGTGCTCGCATCGGATGAAAAGCCCTATCTTCGTCTGGCTAGCAGCAGAACCTTGGCCGTACCCAAAAAGATTCGGACGTATCTCGGACAGCGACGCTTCCTGCAGGATGTGCGGAAGCTGAAACTGGTGCACGAGGTTGTTCCATTCGATGACGCCCAGAAGATCGGGATACTTTACGATGCCACCGACGCGCGTGATTACGAAGTGGTGAAGGCATATGTGAAACAGGTGCGTTCCGTCTACAAAAAGGATATCCAGGCTATGGGTTTTGTCGACAAGAAGCAACTGCCCAACGGACAGTTCGCCCAGTATGGTCTCGATTTTTTCACCCGCAAAGACCTCGACTTCCGCCTGATTCCGAAGGACCCGATCGTCGATAACTTCATTCGGGAACCTTTCGATATCCTGATTAACCTGAATAATGGGAAATCATTCCCGCTACGCTATATTGCCGCTGTTTCGCATGCGAAGTTTCGCATCGGCCGATATGACAAACGCAATATCACCTGCTACGAAATGATGTTGCAGTTGCCCCCGGACACCGGTATAAAAACCGTCATCGAAGAGACGGAGCACTACCTGCGCCAAGTAAAACGCTGAACCATGAACCTGAATAAACTCAAAGGGACCGGTGTCGCCCTGGTGACACCCTTCCATAAGGATGGTAGCATTGATTTCAAGGGGTTCAAAAAACTGCTCGACAGGATCATCGACGGAAAAGTGGAATACCTGGTTCCGCTTGGCACCACGGGTGAATCGGTCACCCTCACGAAGGACGAACGTCGTGCTGTGCTGGATTTCGTGCTGGAGATCAACGACGGCCGTTTGCCGGTCGTGCTGGGATTGGGTGGAAATAATACCAACGAGATCCTCGAATGCATGGAAGAAATGGATTTCGACGGTGTCTCCGCGGTGCTGTCCGTATCCCCGTACTACAACCGGCCTTCCCAGCGGGGGATCTACCAGCATTACAAGATGATCGCCAACGCCTGCCCGGTTCCGCTCATACTCTATAATGTTCCTTCCCGCACGGGCTCGAACATGGATGCCGAGACCACCCTGGAACTGGCGCACGATGTACGCAACATCATCGGAATCAAAGAGGCTTCCGGCAATCTGGAAAAGGTCATGCGCATCCTGCACGGTCGTCCGAAGGACTTCCTGGTGATCAGCGGCGACGATCTGCTCACCCTTCCCATGCTTGCCTGCGGAGCCGATGGCGTCATCTCGGTCATCGCCAACGCATTTCCGAAGGATTGGAGCGAAATGGTCCGGGCCGGCTTGGAAGGTAATTTTGACCGATCTCGAAAACTGCACTATAAACTGCAGGAGATCACCCGTGCCATTTTTGTCGACGGAAATCCGTCCGGAGTCAAAGGGTTGCTCAGTTTTCAGAACGTTTGTGCCGAGCATGTCCGGCTTCCATTGGTATCGGTCGGTAAATCCACGATCAACAAGTTCGAGACCATCCTCCGTGGCTGATTTCCGCTGAACTTTTCGCAGCGAAAGGTGTTTCCTCAAGCGAAATCGATGATGCGGATCCGCCTTTTTCTCCTTTTCCTGCTTTTTGGCCAAGTGGCCTTCGCGCAGGCCCCTTCGGCTACGTTGAACGGCCAGGTCGTTGACAAGCTCAGTAACCAGCCCATACCGTTTGCACCGGTACAGATCTCCGGTACTACGATCGGAACGACCACCGACGAACAGGGTCGGTTTGAATTCCGTGGATTGACACCGGGAATCTACAACATCGAAGTCACGTCGGTCGGCTACGACAAGGCGGCTGTTTTCGAGATCGATGTAAGTTCGACCCGTGTACGGCCTGTCCGCGTCGAACTCGTCGCACGTTCAACCGAGCTGGAAGAAGTGACTGTTCGCCCCGATCCGTTTGTGAAACTGGAAGAAGCCCCGGTTTCCGTCTATAATGTCGGTGAAGTGGATATCAAACGTAATCCTGGAGCCAACCGGGATATCTCCAAAGCGCTGCAATCGTTGCCCGGTGTAGCGGCCACCGCCAGTTTCCGCAACGACCTGATCATTCGCGGCGGTTCCTCGAACGAAAATCGATTTTACCTCGACGGTATCGAGGTCCCCAATATCAACCACTTCGCCACACAGGGTTCCACCGGAGGCCCCGTGGGCATGATCAACGTAGACTTCATCCGGGAAGTTGACTTTTACAGCAGTGCTTTCCCGGCAGCTCGCGGTAACACACTCAGCTCGGTCATGGATTTCAAGTTGAAAGAGGGCAGGGCAGAGCGAATGGGTTATACCCTGACGTTGGGAGCATCCGACCTGGCAGCGACCGTGGATGGGCCCTTGTCCGATAAGGTGAATTTCATCGCATCCTGGAGAAGAAGCTACCTGCAATTTCTCTTCAAAGCGATCGGTTTGCCATTCCTGCCGACCTACGATGATTTCCTCGTCAAGACAAAATGGAAGATCGATGATCGTAACGAGATCACCTTCCTGGGTCTTGGTGCCGATGACCGGGTACGACTCAACCTGGAACAGGACGAAACCGATTTGCAGCAATACCTCCTCAATAACCTTCCGGTCAACACGCAGTGGAATTACACCGTCGGAGCCGTTTACCGCCGGTACCGAACGAACGGATATTCCCTGTTTGCACTTTCAAGAAACCAGTTGCAGAATGACGCGGAGAAATTCCAGGACAACGATGCGTCTTCTGAGAACAACCGCTTGCTCGATTATTCCAGCCGGGAAACGGAGAACAAGTTCAGGTACGAACAAGTGGAAAGGATCGGAAGCCAGAAAATAACCTTCGGCATGAACCTGGAATCGGCCGAATATACGAATCGGACCTTCAACAGGGTGCCGTATGTGGGAGAAGTCCGGTATCAATCCGACATCAGCTTCTACAAAGCTGCCCTCTTCGCGCAGTGGAGTATCTCCGCTCTCCGGGAAGATCTTACGCTATCAGCCGGATTTCGTCTGGATGCCAATACGTTCAACGAACGGATGCAACGTCCCCAGGATCAGTTTTCTCCCCGACTGTCGCTCAGCTATCGGCTTTCCGACCGCTTCCGTTTCAATGCCAACGCCGGACGGTACTTCCAACTTCCGGCCTATACCATTCTTGGCTTCCGCGATAATGCAGGAACCTTGGTCAATAAGGTGGATGCCCGCTACATGCAGTGCGATCACCTGGTCGCCGGTTTCGAATACACGGCACCCTCCTTTGTCCGAATTACCCTCGAAGGATTCTACAAGAACTATTCGCAGTATCCCTTCAACCTACGCGATTCCATTTCCATCGCCAACCAGGGCAGCGATTTCGGTACCGTTGGAACTGTACCTGTTCGTTTCGACAATAGGGGGCGTTCCTATGGGGTCGAATTCATGGTACAACAGAAACTGTTCAAGAAAGTATTCGGCATCCTGGCTTACACACTTTTACGCAGTGAGTTCGAAAGTCTGGACGGTGCATTTCTGCCTTCTTCCTGGGATTTCCGGCATGTCGTCAGCCTGACCGGCGGCAAGTACTTTCCCAAGAACTGGCAGGTGGGTTTTCGTTTCCGATTCAACAGTGGTACACCTTATACGCCTTTTGACGTTGCAGCGTCTGTCGAGAAATCCAACTTCGACATCACCGGACAAGGTATCCCGGACCGTACCGCCATCAACGCCTTGCGCACCGATGCGTTTCATCAGCTCGACCTGCGGATCGATAAGAAGTATTACTATAAAAAATGGAGCTTGAACTTTTTCCTGGATGTGCAGAATGTCTATAATCAGGTAACGGAATTTGCACCTTACGTCAGTGTACAACGGAATGCCAACGGGCAGCCGATCGTAGATCCCAATAATACCGACGCCTATTTGCCCTTGCTGATCCCCAATGAAGCGGGGAGCCTTATTCCAAGTATCGGAATCGTGGCTGAATTCTGATCTTTCTGCCCTTCGCCCTCCATATTCCCGCGTTGGCAAAATAAGGTCCGTCCTTTCCTTGCCGGATTACCGCATTCGGTTACATTTGGTAACTAAATTCAAATGCGATGGGAAGATTCCGATTCCTTCATTTAATGGTTTTCCTGACCCTGCTGGCAGGTTCCGGGCCGTTGTATGGACAACACCTCATCCGGTTTTACATGAAAGCCAAAGTCGGCTACCGGGATGACAAGGGTGCTATCGTGGTGCCGGCCACCTACGATGCCGGTTCCGAATTCATCGAAGGAAGGGCCCTGGTGGTCCGCGATAGTCTTCGTGGCTTTCTCGATGTCTTCGGCACGGAGGTTATTCCGCTGCAGTTTTCGGATGCCGGTGTCTTCAACAAAGGGATTGCACGCGTAGCCAGGGATGGTAAGTACGGTTGGATCAGACCGGATGGTTCGTATTCGATCCCCGCGCAGTTCGACCTGGCGGATGAGTTTTGCGACGGACTCGCACGGGTGATGATCGGTGGGAAATTCGGTTACATCAATCGGGATGGACAGACGATCATCGCGTTGCAATATCAGAATGCCCGGAATTTTTCTTCCGGACTTGCACCGGTTTACGACGGAAAGAAGTGGGGATTCATCGATGCTGCCGGTAAATGGATTTTGCCTGCCTCCTTCGACGACGCGCAATCATTCCACAACGGAGAGTCACTCGTTCGAAAAGGGGAGAAGATGTATTTCATCGATACAAAAGGTAAGCGGACACGCGAATTGGAAGTGCCCGAAGAGGAATTCACCAAACGTAAACGCTAATCTTTTGAACCCATGAGAAAGCAATTACTCATTGCCGGATGGATGGTCATCCTCCTGACCGGTATTTCAATATCCACCTCGAACGCGCAAGCCGGTCAATGGGCCTGGATGGGTGGTGATACACTTGGAAACTACGCCGGAAGTTTCGGAGTCCAGGGAGTCCCGTCTCCGACTAATTGGCCGCAAGGCATCTACGAAGGTTCCGAATGGACCGACCGGAACGGAAAGTTCTGGCAGTACGGCGGTGGAACCAGCTTCGGATGGAACGATAACCTCTGGATGTTCGACCCGGCAACAGGCTTGTGGACCTGGATGAGCGGTAACGGTGCCGCTGGTTCCGGTAACCCCGTATATGGCACTCAGGGCGTTGCTGCACCCGGTAACACGCCCGGAGGACGAGGCCGTACCTCTGCCACCTGGGTGGACCTATCCGGTAATCTTTGGCTGTATGGTGGAGTGGGCAATGCCGGCAACATGGGGGATCTGTGGAAATACGACATCAACACCAACCTCTGGGCCTGGATGAAAGGATCCCAGACAGGCATGGCTCCCGCCAACTGGGGCACATTGGGTGTACCGTCTCCGACAAACGATCCCGGTCAACGCATCGAAACGAATGCGGCATGGGTCGATAACGCTGGTAATCTGTGGCTCTTCGGTGGTGATGGTTACAACGATACCTGGAAGTACGATGTCAATACCAATGAATGGACCTGGATGGCTGGACCCAATCTCCAATACCAGAATGGTAACTGGGGAACAAAAGGCGTTGCCGCTTCCACCAACGTGCCTTCCAACCGGATGGTACATGCACATTGGAAAGACAATAACGATAACTTCTGGATGTTTGGCGCCTACTCGACCCAGGGGATTTTTGATGATGTCTGGAAGTACGATCCTTCCATTAACCAATGGACCTGGATGGCCGGTAGCAACGTGCCGGGTGCCGGACAAATCTACGGTACTGCCTGCGTAGAAGATTCCGCTAACACGCCGGGTGCACGATTTGAGAATCGGTCCTGCTGGCGCGACTCCTGCGGGAATCTTTTCGTCTATGGTGGCGGCAACGACCTCGGTCCTTCAGAGGGTTACGGCGACTTTTGGTTCTTCAATGTCTCCACGCTCAAATGGACCTACATCAGCGGTAACCAGACACCGAACTCGGATCCCGTATATGGCACGCTCGGGGTTTTCAATCCGACCAACTATCCTGGTAATCGCTACGGGCCGCTTCCTTATGCCGATCAACAAGGTTACTTCTGGTTGTTGGGAGGCTATGTGAATTACACGGGCTTCCACGCTGATATCTGGAAGTACCAACCCGATCCTTCTTGTCCCGCTGCTGCCTGCCTGGCCAATTTCCCCAGAGCCGATTTCATCGCCAGTGATACGTCCATTTGCATCGGAGAATGCGTGACCTTCACCAACAATTCGGTGAACGCGACGATTTATCAGTGGACATTCCAGGGTGGCATACCTTCCGTTTCCATTAGCGCGAATCCTGCACCGGTATGTTATTACAACCCGGGCAGCTATGCCGTCACGCTTAGTGCCGGCAACAGCAACGGGGTGAGTACCCGGAATGTGGTCGGGTACATCAATGTCTATGCACCCATTCGTCCTACGGTAACTTACATTAACGACACCTTGTATTGCAGTCATGCCTTGAGTTACCAATGGTACCTCAACGGAGCGGCGATTCCCGGCGCGACCGACAGCGCATTCGTCATGACTCAAAGCGGGGTCTATTACGTTCAAGTCACCGATATCCACGGCTGCAATGCCTATTCGATCCAGTACGACATCGTATTGGGTGTTCAGTCGATCG
This genomic stretch from Bacteroidota bacterium harbors:
- the ligA gene encoding NAD-dependent DNA ligase LigA, with protein sequence MNEKAAKARIEELSALIDKHNRLYYQDAKPVISDFEFDQLLEELIRLEKEFPQFRASDSPSLRVGGEVTKEFVSVTHRYPMLSLGNTYSEEEVREFDERVRKVVGEDVAYVCELKFDGVAVGMTYRDGRLVQAVTRGDGVKGDDVTANIRTIRTIPLRLHGDFPKEFEIRGEVFMPRSSFDRINKQLASQLREDGYDEGEIADRLMKNPRNAAAGTVKMQDSAQVAKRGLDCYLYFVLGERLPFKTHVESLEQAGKWGFKINEHYKLCSNLKQVLDFIHAWDTRRAKLPYDTDGVVIKVNDLGFQRELGYTAKSPRWAIAYKFKPENVSTALLSIDYQVGRTGAITPVANLAPVHLAGTTVRRATLHNADQIAKLDLHIGDHVFVEKGGEIIPKITGVDLKKRPKDATAVRYIRKCPECGEALIRREGEALHYCPNEDGCPPQIKGKIEHFISRRAMDIDSLGEGKVELLFDKGLIKEPADLYRLEAGQLLGLEKTLSTEPGEKPRVIRLQEKSVQKILQGIEASREVPFERVLYAIGIRYVGETVAKKLAQHFKTMDALAAAGAEELIQAEEIGEKIAESVHEYFRDKKHLRQIDALRKAGLKMTLDTRGKGPLSDKLAGMAFVVSGVFEHFERDALKEVIERHGGKVQSGVSSKTTYLLAGSEAGPSKIEKAERLKVKVIDEATFERMIR
- a CDS encoding 4-hydroxy-tetrahydrodipicolinate synthase; its protein translation is MNLNKLKGTGVALVTPFHKDGSIDFKGFKKLLDRIIDGKVEYLVPLGTTGESVTLTKDERRAVLDFVLEINDGRLPVVLGLGGNNTNEILECMEEMDFDGVSAVLSVSPYYNRPSQRGIYQHYKMIANACPVPLILYNVPSRTGSNMDAETTLELAHDVRNIIGIKEASGNLEKVMRILHGRPKDFLVISGDDLLTLPMLACGADGVISVIANAFPKDWSEMVRAGLEGNFDRSRKLHYKLQEITRAIFVDGNPSGVKGLLSFQNVCAEHVRLPLVSVGKSTINKFETILRG
- a CDS encoding TonB-dependent receptor, whose amino-acid sequence is MMRIRLFLLFLLFGQVAFAQAPSATLNGQVVDKLSNQPIPFAPVQISGTTIGTTTDEQGRFEFRGLTPGIYNIEVTSVGYDKAAVFEIDVSSTRVRPVRVELVARSTELEEVTVRPDPFVKLEEAPVSVYNVGEVDIKRNPGANRDISKALQSLPGVAATASFRNDLIIRGGSSNENRFYLDGIEVPNINHFATQGSTGGPVGMINVDFIREVDFYSSAFPAARGNTLSSVMDFKLKEGRAERMGYTLTLGASDLAATVDGPLSDKVNFIASWRRSYLQFLFKAIGLPFLPTYDDFLVKTKWKIDDRNEITFLGLGADDRVRLNLEQDETDLQQYLLNNLPVNTQWNYTVGAVYRRYRTNGYSLFALSRNQLQNDAEKFQDNDASSENNRLLDYSSRETENKFRYEQVERIGSQKITFGMNLESAEYTNRTFNRVPYVGEVRYQSDISFYKAALFAQWSISALREDLTLSAGFRLDANTFNERMQRPQDQFSPRLSLSYRLSDRFRFNANAGRYFQLPAYTILGFRDNAGTLVNKVDARYMQCDHLVAGFEYTAPSFVRITLEGFYKNYSQYPFNLRDSISIANQGSDFGTVGTVPVRFDNRGRSYGVEFMVQQKLFKKVFGILAYTLLRSEFESLDGAFLPSSWDFRHVVSLTGGKYFPKNWQVGFRFRFNSGTPYTPFDVAASVEKSNFDITGQGIPDRTAINALRTDAFHQLDLRIDKKYYYKKWSLNFFLDVQNVYNQVTEFAPYVSVQRNANGQPIVDPNNTDAYLPLLIPNEAGSLIPSIGIVAEF
- a CDS encoding WG repeat-containing protein, whose product is MGRFRFLHLMVFLTLLAGSGPLYGQHLIRFYMKAKVGYRDDKGAIVVPATYDAGSEFIEGRALVVRDSLRGFLDVFGTEVIPLQFSDAGVFNKGIARVARDGKYGWIRPDGSYSIPAQFDLADEFCDGLARVMIGGKFGYINRDGQTIIALQYQNARNFSSGLAPVYDGKKWGFIDAAGKWILPASFDDAQSFHNGESLVRKGEKMYFIDTKGKRTRELEVPEEEFTKRKR